A stretch of Anas acuta chromosome 3, bAnaAcu1.1, whole genome shotgun sequence DNA encodes these proteins:
- the TMEM178A gene encoding transmembrane protein 178A, giving the protein MAAAVLCRCIVATVSFFWEKSLTQHVTGCLFLMTGNGNAAIFRTVSLCPYAASTAYDLNYFPQFIYSLPDDTEHGYSCSVFWAWCSGGFIAAGRCLCTAHPFISRSEMMQLKSTRESSV; this is encoded by the exons ATGGCTGCAGCTGTTCTCTGCAGGTGCATTGTGGCCACAGTCAGCTTCTTTTGGGAGAAAAGCCTCACCCAGCACGTCACAGGTTGTCTGTTCCTGATGACAGGTAATGGTAATGCTGC CATATTTCGCACCGTATCTCTGTGCCCTTATGCAGCCAGCACTGCATATGACCTGAACTACTTCCCTCAGTTCATCTACAGCCTTCCTGATGACACAGAACATGGATACAGCTGCTCTGTATTTTGGGCCTGGTGCAGTGGGGGATTTATAGCAGCAGGCAGGTGTCTTTGCACAGCTCACCCTTTCATTAGCAGGAGCGAGATGATGCAGCTGAAGTCCACCAGAGAATCCTCTGTGTGA